One window of the Gopherus evgoodei ecotype Sinaloan lineage unplaced genomic scaffold, rGopEvg1_v1.p scaffold_36_arrow_ctg1, whole genome shotgun sequence genome contains the following:
- the LOC115641856 gene encoding olfactory receptor 52B2-like, translating to MMPAGNHTVFYPVTYILTGIPGTEESHFWIAIPFCLIYAASLFGNSLLLFIILTEQSLHEPMYLFVSMLAAADLLLSTTTVPKMLAVFWFRAGEISFAACLTQMFFIHVSFIAESAILLAMAFDRYVAICDPLKYTAVLTKSVIGKMGLVVVTRSFCIILPLIILMKQLKFCRTNLLPHTYCEHMIITRLACDNITVHVWYGVAVALLVIGSDIVLIAVSYGLILRAVFLLPSKDARLKALRTCGSHVCVILMFYVPAVFSSLAHQFGHIIPGYIVNLLANLYVLIPPMLNPIVYGMTTKEILKRVINLFYQCWSRSSVLS from the coding sequence ATGATGCCAGCTGGCAATCACACTGTTTTTTACCCTGTAACTTACATCCTGACCGGCATCCCAGGTACAGAGGAGTCTCATTTCTGGATCGCCATCCCCTTCTGTCTTATTTATGCTGCGTCACTTTTTGGGAACTCTCTCCTACTATTCATCATACTAACAGAAcaaagcctccatgagcccatgtatctATTCGTGTCCATGCTGGCAGCTGCTGATCTGCTGTTATCTACCACTACAGTGCCCAAGATGCTGGCTGTATTCTGGTTTAGGGCGGGGGAAATTTCTTTTGCTGCCTGTCTGACCCAGATGTTTTTCATACATGTCAGTTTTATTGCCGAGTCGGCCATCCTACTGGCCATGGCGTTTGATCGGTACGTTGCCATCTGCGACCCCCTGAAATACACTGCAGTGCTAACCAAGTCTGTGATTGGGAAGATGGGGCTGGTAGTTGTCACAAGAAGTTTCTGTATCATTTTACCTCTCATCATTCTCATGAAGCAGCTGAAGTTCTGCAgaaccaacctcctgcctcacacCTATTGTGAGCATATGATCATAACCCGGCTGGCCTGCGACAACATCACAGTCCATGTCTGGTATGGTGTAGCTGTGGCTCTTTTAGTAATTGGTTCAGATATTGTGCTCATTGCTGTATCATATGGGCTGATCCTCAGGGCCGTCTTCCTGCTCCCCTCCAAGGACGCCCGGCTCAAGGCTCTCCGCACCTGTGGCTCCCATGTCTGTGTCATACTGATGTTCTACGTGCCGGCCGTTTTCTCCTCTTTAGCACACCAGTTTGGGCACATCATCCCAGGTTATATTGTCAACCTATTGGCCAACCTCTATGTGCTCATtccccccatgttaaaccccatcgtTTATGGGATGACAACAAAAGAGATCCTGAAACGGGTGATCAATCTCTTTTATCAATGCTGGAGCAGAAGCTCAGTGCTGAGCTAA
- the LOC115641857 gene encoding olfactory receptor 52B2-like — MMPADNHTFFYPVTYILTGIPGTEESHVWIAIPFCLMYVVILFGNSLLIFIILTEQSLHEPMYLFVSMLATVDLLLSTTTVPKMLAIFWFRAGEISFAACLTQMFFIHVSFIAESAILLAMAFDRYVAICDPLRYTIILTKSVIGKMGLAVVTRSFLIIFPLIVVMKQLKFCRTNLLPHTYCEHMIIARLACNNIRVHIWYGVAVAILVIGLDVVLIAVSYGLILRAVFRLPSKEARIKALRTCSSHVCVILMFYVPAVFSYFAHQFGHVIPGYILNLLANLYVLIPPMLNPIVYGVTTKEILKRILAASSRRWAIRHVGSHQNQHRYTCPVIAANPRIIRVMVKPPMVKEEVVGKPEGPALPLCSQP, encoded by the exons ATGATGCCAGCTGACAATCACACCTTCTTTTATCCTGTAACTTACATTCTGACCGGCATCCCGGGTACGGAGGAGTCTCATGTCTGGATCGCCATCCCGTTCTGTCTAATGTACGTTGTGATACTTTTTGGGAACTCTCTCCTAATATTCATCATACTAACAGAACAAAgtctccatgagcccatgtatctATTTGTGTCCATGCTGGCCACTGTTGATCTGCTGTTATCTACCACTACGGTGCCCAAGATGCTGGCTATATTCTGGTTCAGAGCGGGGGAAATTTCTTTTGCTGCTTGCCTGACCCAGATGTTTTTCATTCATGTCAGTTTCATTGCCGAGTCAGccatcctgctggccatggcatttGATCGGTACGTTGCCATCTGCGACCCCCTGAGATACACCATCATACTAACCAAGTCTGTGATCGGGAAGATGGGGCTGGCAGTTGTCACAAGAAGTTTCTTAATCATTTTTCCTCTCATCGTTGTCATGAAGCAGCTGAAATTCTGCAgaaccaacctcctgcctcatACTTATTGTGAGCATATGATCATAGCCAGGCTGGCCTGCAACAACATCAGAGTCCACATCTGGTATGGTGTAGCTGTGGCTATTTTAGTAATTGGTTTAGATGTTGTGCTCATTGCTGTATCATATGGGTTGATCCTCAGGGCCGTCTTCCGGCTCCCCTCCAAGGAAGCCCGGATCAAGGCTCTCCGCACCTGTAGCTCTCATGTCTGTGTTATACTGATGTTCTACGTGCCGGCTGTTTTCTCTTATTTTGCACACCAATTTGGGCACGTCATCCCAGGTTATATTCTCAACCTACTGGCCAACCTCTATGTGCTCATtccccccatgttaaaccccatcgtTTATGGGGTGACAACAAAAGAGATCCTGAAACGG ATActtgctgctagcagtcgcagatgGGCCATACGCCATG ttgggtcccaccagaaccagcatcgttacacCTGCCCAGTCATTGCCGCCAACCCCCGCATCATCCGAGTCATGGTGAAACCCCCCATGGTGAAGGAGGAGGttgtggggaagccagagggccctgcactccCACTCTGCAGTCagccgtga